A region of the Microcoleus sp. bin38.metabat.b11b12b14.051 genome:
GGGATAGCAATCTAAGATAAAAGCATCGGTAGCGCCGTCATTGCGATAGCTAGCGAGCAACCAAACGGGAATGCGAGTATTGTCAATACAAGCGTCGCCACCCATCACGCCGGGAGTTTTTGTAATAGAGCGTCCGCTGTTTTTGAGACTCTGGGTTAAGATGCGAATTGCCTCTGCTTTCTCTGCTGGCGTTAAGGCCTTGAGTTGCGCTTCTAATTCTGGGATTGTCATAGAGCTTATTTGATTTATGAATTATGTATCTATTTGATATTGTAGGGCTATATCCCTATTAGTTAGGTTTCTTGCAAAACGTTGTGAATTAATTCTGCTGCTAGTTCTAGTTTATCTCGGTGAGTGAGGGCTTCCATGTCAACGGTGACTGCTGAGCGGCGCTTGGGTGCGGGTGTGGCTGGCGATGCCGCAGGCAATTCCAGAGTTTCGTAGAAATAATCGATAGGTTTGCTGTAGACGGCGGCGAAGGCGGGTAGCTCCCTCTCGGCGTCTACTTTGCGCTTGCCGTTTTCGATACACGATATGGCTTGTTGGCTCAGGGTTATCCCGTAGCGCAGCTCTAACTGCTCTAGGACTTGCTCTTGGGTTAATCCGAGTGCTTCGCGGGTAGCCTTGAGGCGCTTGCCAAGGGAGAACGCCATATCAGGAAATCATGTAAAGGACAATGAAATCCTATATTTTTCCTTAAGAAACATCTATACGATAAATCATTTGCTATACGATAATCGTGTAACAAAAGATTCCGATGGGTTCTAGCCAGTCGGAAGACTTGCGGACAAACCAGAAACATTGTGGAGAAGAAGTGAAATGAACGAAATAGTTGAAAAAGCTCAACAGGCAATTGCTACACCCGAAGTGCAAGAGATGTTGAAGAAGTTATCTGAATATGGTTTAGGTGTGTTCATGCCACATATGCACGATCCAGAAACAGGTGACTTTGCCCCCCTTCCTTCAGGGATGGTAGCCGTAGAGGATAATCTACAAGTATCTTTTCATCATGCTTCTGAACCAGAAGTTTCTAACGCTAGACCTGTTGGTTGGGTTTGGGATAATTCTTCTCAAACAGCTATGGCTTGTATTACTT
Encoded here:
- a CDS encoding DUF433 domain-containing protein, translated to MTIPELEAQLKALTPAEKAEAIRILTQSLKNSGRSITKTPGVMGGDACIDNTRIPVWLLASYRNDGATDAFILDCYPHLGAADLVNVWAYAEAYPDEIEEAIRLQDEADEILDTPENIP
- a CDS encoding helix-turn-helix transcriptional regulator, yielding MAFSLGKRLKATREALGLTQEQVLEQLELRYGITLSQQAISCIENGKRKVDAERELPAFAAVYSKPIDYFYETLELPAASPATPAPKRRSAVTVDMEALTHRDKLELAAELIHNVLQET